One window of Nymphaea colorata isolate Beijing-Zhang1983 chromosome 11, ASM883128v2, whole genome shotgun sequence genomic DNA carries:
- the LOC116263943 gene encoding calcium/calmodulin-regulated receptor-like kinase 1 has product MKDTSWGLIIGISIGVLIGGCLAVFAFICIHLWKRDVKIGSTFSRRTSTIPIRASGEDARMAMSDSTIGQESPKHSEPNDMSLWTNGHKRKNAASMSGILKYSYRDLQKATRNFTTLIGQGAFGPVYKAQVPSGETVAVKVLAENSKQGEKEFETEVVLLGRLHHRNLVNLVGYCTEKGHNMLVYLYMSNGSLASHLYDEKHKLLNWDLRVLIAQDVARGLEYLHDGAVPPVVHRDIKPSNILLDKFMRARVADFGLSREEVASAWGHNIQGTFGYLDPEYVSTRSFTKKSDVYSFGVLLFELITGKNPKQGLLGLVDLAAMNTEGKGGWEEVADPRLNGDYDLEELNGIAAIAYKCISQSPWMRLPMRDVVQALSWIYTATCSRRHRPTLSLMMDETSLDMSKLEGQTCEIGMQMQESMEKTTVDMSQRVSES; this is encoded by the exons ATGAAAGACACATCATGGGGACTGATAATTGGGATCTCTATAGGGGTCCTAATAGGAGGGTGTTTGGCtgtttttgctttcatttgcaTTCATCTCTGGAAAAGAGATGTAAAGATTGGCAGCACCTTTTCACGAAGGACATCAACCATCCCAATTCGTGCCAGTGGTGAAGATGCTAGAATGGCAATGTCTGATTCAACCATCGGTCAGGAATCACCGAAACATTCAGAACCCAATGACATGTCCTTGTGGACTAATGgacataaaagaaagaatgcaGCATCAATGTCTGGAATACTTAAGTATTCTTACAG GGATCTTCAGAAAGCCACTCGTAATTTCACCACATTAATCGGACAGGGAGCTTTTGGCCCTGTTTACAAAGCACAAGTTCCAAGTGGTGAAACAGTAGCTGTTAAAGTACTCGCAGAAAATTCTAAGCAAGGGGAAAAGGAGTTCGAAACAGAG GTCGTGCTCCTTGGGAGATTACATCATAGGAACCTTGTAAATTTGGTGGGATATTGTACTGAGAAGGGCCACAACATGCTTGTGTATCTCTATATGAGTAATGGCAGTCTTGCTTCTCATCTGTATG ATGAGAAACACAAGCTCTTGAATTGGGATCTGAGAGTTCTTATAGCACAGGATGTTGCAAGGGGCTTGGAGTATCTCCATGATGGG GCTGTTCCTCCAGTTGTGCATCGAGATATAAAGCCTTCTAACATTCTCTTGGACAAGTTCATGAGAGCCAGA GTGGCTGACTTTGGACTTTCGCGGGAGGAAGTAGCTAGTGCATGGGGTCATAATATCCAGGGAACATTTGGGTATCTTGACCCTGAGTACGTGTCAACAAGGTCCTTCACTAAGAAAAGTGATGTCTACAGCTTTGGAGTGTTACTCTTTGAATTGATCACAGGCAAAAACCCCAAACAGGGCCTCCTTGGATTAGTAGACCTT GCTGCAATGAACACTGAAGGGAAAGGTGGTTGGGAGGAAGTTGCTGATCCTCGACTTAATGGTGATTATGACCTTGAAGAGTTAAATGGCATTGCAGCAATCGCATATAAATGCATAAGCCAGTCACCATGGATGAGACTGCCTATGAGGGATGTAGTTCAGGCTTTATCATGGATCTACACAGCAACTTGCAGCAGGAGGCATAGACCAACATTGTCTCTTATGATGGACGAAACTTCTCTAGATATGAGCAAGCTGGAAGGACAGACATGTGAAATTGGAATGCAGATGCAAGAGTCCATGGAAAAAACTACGGTAGATATGAGCCAGCGAGTCTCAGAATCCTGA